The Methanolobus sp. WCC4 genome includes the window TTCCCTTATCTGATTTTCAGATAATCTGTATACATAATATCTATTTTTAGATTCATCATAATAATACCCATCGATGACAGAATGACTAATTGTTCCATTTGCTGAATTCGCCAAATAAGTCATCTCTATATAAGGTAAGTAGCTTCTAACAATAAATACTGAATTTTTCATATCAAAATCGATTATTTCATTGGTAATTTCTATATTTGTAACTCTATCATTTGCATTATCAAGAACTAAACCCTCTCCAATGATTTTAATATTAATTTCTTCTTTATTGGTTGCATCAATGTCTCCAATTGCGAATATTGAGTTTGATACCAATAATAGACTGAGTATCAGGATGTGTTTATCGTTTCCTATTTTCTCCAAAAATAAAAGAATAAATGGTACTGTAGGTATCAAATAACCTGCATCATACGGTACTTTTGCATAAAGCAGTAAAAATGGTACAATAGCAATTAAATAAAATATAACTTGTTTATTTTCTGAATGAATTTCATTAGAAAAAGTAGATTTGAACTTAACAACATAAAATAGAATATAAGAAATAGATATTAGGCCAATAGAATCATAAATATTGTAACCAAAACGTTCAATGTGCTCTATTAATGTATAATTTGTTGGATAATAAGTAATAAAGGTAAATCCATATTTTAAAAACAGTGGTGTGTATACTATTGTTGATACAATACCAACAACTACTACGTATTCTCCAATAAATCTCTTAATCTTTTTGTGGGAATATTGGCCATAAATGTAGAACAAAATTGCTGGTAGCAACAATAATGAAGTTGACCTGGAACCAATAGCCAGGCCAAACAAAGCTGCTGAAAGCACATATCTGCTTTCTAGCAAAGTGCAAATGCTAAGCATGATGAAGCACATTGCCCACATATAGTCCATAGTATTTGTACTGTTGATCCATATAAGGGGAACAAAAGCGTATGTTAAAAACAATATACCTTTATTTTTGACATTGAGTTCCAACAGAATTTTCCCAAAAGCATATATAGAAATCAGGGTGATTATCATTGTAAGGGTATTTGTTGCAAACCAACCGTAATTAATAAGTACAGAATTTAAATATTCAGGAAATGGATATCCCGGAAAACGAGATGGAAAATATACACCTGTATTTTTCAGATAAAATGCTGATACTGCAATTCTCCATGAATCCGGGTCGTCACCAAATCCTTTATTCAAAAAAGGAAACCGTGTAATAATATATATAAATGAAAAGATTAAAAAAAGCCTGATTTTGGTAAAATCTAAATAACGGATGCCATTTTTATCAGAAAACATTTTAACTTTTCTCCAAATTTGTGGGGTAAATAAGTTGTTATGTTTGTAATAATTCTAATTCAATTCACAACTATATTGAACTCATTTTTAGGTATCTATTAACTATTATACTGTATATATCACTTTCCAAATTTGATTGATTAGCTAAATTAAACGTAAGATTTCTTACATTCCTGATAATATCACAGGGAAATACTTTTCATACTTTGTTTATATTCATATAAGGAAAGTACGTCTAATCATTTCGCATCAAATTAATAATTATCTGCAATATAGTATTTACTTGATAGGATTGTCTAAATATAATATACTATAATATGTAGATTGAACTTTCTAATAGAAATCTAATTAAGTTTGAATTGGATACCATAAATTGGTTTAGTCAAACTGTTATTTTGGTGATATTTTGAATCTCAAATATGATTTGAATCCTATGAAGGATGGGTTAATAAATGTTAGCATTAAATATTGTTTCTTTTTCATAATCATATTTGCTCTAGGAAATATCCTTGTTAATCTATCTCGTGTTTATTTGTTCCCTAATGCTGATATCCCGTTATTCTGGCCAATTAGTGTATTTCATCCAAAGATTTTATGGCCGATAACACTATTACCTTTTAATCTAGATAAAATTAATCTGTTATCTGCTTTTATTTCAATAGCATTGTATAGTGTTGTTTTCATAAACACTATTTTAAACCTAGATAAAATAAAGTCAAAATATTTAATATATTTTATTGGGGCGGCTTCTATTTCATTAAGTAATTTGGTACATGGTATCCACGATGGCCTTTTTTATCCGATTGCAGGATGTGTCCAAAATTACTACTATGATGCCATTGAGATAGTTAATCCTTACTTATTTGTCTCTACTTACAATCAAATACAGCCAGAATTATTGACTCATTCATCTACCCATCCACCAGGGGCTGTTCTCTTATACTATTATTTAAATCAATTTTTGATATATCCTGAAATTTCAAGTTTGTTTTTGATGCTTATTTCACTATCTATTGTCTACTTTGTTTACAATTTGATGCGACAATTCTATGAAGAAAAACTATCTTTAAATATGACATTAATTTTTATATTTATTCCTGCCATACAAATATATTACCTTTCATCTATTGACAGTATAATAAGCTTATTATTCATAGGTTTGATATATTATTATTTACAGTTGAAATCCAATAAGTCACTATATGCTATAATTGCTATTTTTATATTTACCTTTATTTCTTCTTTTGCTACGTATCTTGTTATATACCCAATAATGGCAATGTATATTGATATGTTGTACAAAAGAAATTATGGAAATATGATGTTGTTTGGAAGTATGATTTCTATCATATTGTCCATATATGGATATTTTAATTTTGATTATATAGGAGGCTTTTTGACAGCTTCATTTTTGGAAAATCCACAAGGTTTTCGTTTTTTTTCAGAACCTTTTTCATATCTATTTACACGCCTTGAAAATATTGCAGAAATAGTATTATTTTATGGCCCATTACTTACAATTGCTACATATAAAGGGATTAGACATAATTTAGATAATGAATGTATTAGATTTATTTTGACCTTCATTATTTTATTGTTGTTGTTCTTTTTTGCAGGTGTTGCGAGGACAGGTGAAACTGCTAGATGTTGTATTTTTATCTATCCTTTATTGCTAATTCCAGCTGCATACTTTTTTGTCGACTTAGATTGTACAGTTAGGTTTAATAAAGTAAAACTAATATTAACAACTTTATGGATACAAACGTTGTTAATGCAAACATTTGGGTTTTATTATTGGTGATGTCCTAAAAGTCAGATAGAATTATTTACAACCTTATCTATAATCATATCTCAAAAAGTATACTTGAATCGATAGAATGTTTTTTAATAAAACAGGAACAGAATATTAAGTTTTATAATAAATTAAATTTTTGAAATCAACAAAATCATATATTAGGAAGCGTTGCAAGAAAAGGCACCAACTTTATCAAAATGAAATCAACAACTTTACAAAAATTCAGATTTTTATATATTGAAATATGCGAAATGTATGGGGCAATGAATAATTTTATAATGTATATGATTTATATCTAAGTTAACAATATTCCTTTTGGCATTATAGGTAAGTTCATATCCTTTGTTCGATAAAGAACTATTGATATTTATTGATTTATAATATAGTACGTATATAGCTACAAATTGATATAATTAGTTGATTAAAAAATGAATATATTATTTATTGCATATAACGTTAATTTGCACTCAAGAACCGGGGATGCGATACATGTTTCTGAATTATCGATGAATCTGGCAGCTTTAGAAAACAAAGTTTCTCTCCTAGCTTCTTTTGATTCTCCTTCCAACAATGACCTAAATTTTCTTACAAATAACAAAAATGTGATATTAGTTCCGTTTATAAGATCAAAAGGAAAATATTTTAAATCTAGAAACCTAAGTCTATTATTACAGTGTTTTAAATTAGCTAAAGAAGCTCATCCAGATATAATCTATGAAAGAAATTTCTCATGTAAGATTGGTTCCATACTAAGTTTTTTATTAGGAATTCCACTAATCGTTGAGATTAATGGTGTCATGGATGAAGAAATGTTATTGAAAAATGGCTTTATCTTCCGAAAAAAGGCAATTGTTTCAAATTGGTTGAAAAAGATTTTTTATAGGAGTGCAAGTACTATTATTGCAGTATCTCCAATGATAAAAGAAAAAATGATTGATACTTATCACATCGAAAGCTCAAAAGTAGAGGTTGTTCCAAATGGAGCAGATGTTGATTTGTTCTCACCACTGGACAAAAACATTGCTCGAAGAAAGCTAGGATTAGATTCTAACTTAAAGTATCTATGTTTTGTTGGAAACCTTGCTTCATGGCAAGGTCTTGATTTTCTTGTTAGTTCAGCACCATTCATATTGGAACAAGAGCCTGACATCAGATTTTTGATAGTAGGAGATGGTGTCATGCGTAATGAGTTGGAAAGCATGACTAATGATAACAATACAGTTGATATGTTCGTATTTACGGGAAATGTTCCTTTCAAGGATGTTCCACTTTACATAAATTCAAGTGACATCTGCATTGCTCTGTTCAACGAGGGCCGCAAATGTTCCCCACTAAAAGTATTTGAGTACTTGGCCTGTGGTAAACCTGTTATAATCACCGATCTTGGTGGAGATACTGAAATATTTCGTGGAATTGATTCTGTATTCTTCCTTGAATCAAGACAACCAAAAAGTCTGGCAGATTTGATATCTCATGTTCTTCCACATGTTGATAATCAAAAACGTGTAATCGAAGCAAGAAATTTCATTGTTGAGAAGTATGCATGGGAAAACACTGCTCAAAGAGTTGTTGATATTTGCAACAAAGCCATGAGGAATAAATACTGAGGACTTTTATGCATAAAATGATTAAGATTTTGTTCCTTTATGATGAACCTCGAACCTTCATACTTCAGGATTTAGCTATATTGAAGGATTATTATGATGTTGTACCTTTAAAGTATAGTGGTAAGAAAGATATTCCACTTATTGCTTGGTATATTCTGATAACAGACATTAATTTTTCCTGGTTTGCACTAGGGTATGCATCTGTAGCTGTTTTTTTCTCAAAATTATTTCGTAAAAAATCAGTTGTTGTTGCTGGCGGATGGGATGTGGCTAGTGTTCCCGAGATAAACTATGGTGCGATGCAAACACCAAAACGTCGGAGGAAAACAAAGTTTACATTGGATCATGCAGACCGAATTCTCGCAGTATCGGAATCTACTAAAAAAGAAGTACTAAGCTGGAGTCCGGATAGTAAAGTTGCAGTTGTCTATAATGGAATAAATCCTACGTTATATGTCCCCAATGATCAGAAAAAGAAAATTGTTCTTACTGTAGGTGGTGTTAGTTGGAGCACAGTTTACAAAAAGGGTCTGGAAACCTTTGTCAAGGCTGCAAAATACATGCAAGATACGGAATTTGTATTGGCGGGGAAGCATTTCGATGATGCACATGAATATTTGGAATCAATATCCACTCCAAATGTAAGATTCACTGGATACATTCCATCTGATGATCTACGCAAATTATATCAGGATGCTAAAGTATATGTTCAGGTGTCTGCTCATGAATCTTTTGGATGTTCGCTGGCTGAAGCAATGCTTTGCGAATGTGTACCGGTTGCAACAGAAAGGGCAGCTCTAACAGAAGTTGTAGGTGATGTAGGGTATTATGTGGATTACAATGACCCTGAGGGAACAGCTCAAGCAATAAAAGAAGCATTATCATCTAACAAAGGTCTGGATGCTAGATCTCGAATAGAAAAATTATATCCCAGAGAGAGACGAAAAGATAAAATAATAGAGATCATTGAAGGTTTTTCTCAGGAAAGTCTTTAATCTATATGGAAATCAAAGAACATGACAAATAAATCCTTGGTTGATTGTGATCTATCTGTGGTTGTCATCGCACGAAATGAAGAAGATATGATAGCTACCTGTATAGAATCAGTACTTACTTCTGTAAAGAATGCTCATGATGCTGGTATAATAGGGTCAAGTGAATTGATCTTGGCTGATTCTGCTTCTACTGACAGGACAATAGAGATTGCGAAAAGATATCCTATTAAGATTGTCCAGTTAGACCAAAAATGGCCTCTTTCGGCATCTGCTGGACGCTACATCGGCTTTCTCAATTCCATTGGGAGATATGTTTATTTTATGGATGGAGATTGTACGATGGATGAGCAGTGGTTTTCCAAGTCGATTCCATATTTAAAAGATGAACGAATTGGTGGTCTCGAAGGTATTGAAGCTGAATATGTAAGCAGTAACTCTCTATTGCAGACAATGGTGGAGTCCTCTAGTTCAAAAACAGAAACGGTTATAGAAACTGATTTTGTAGGTAAGGCATTGTTTAAGAGAGAGGTATTGGAAGAAGTTGGACCATACAATCCTTATTTAATAGGTGGGGAAGATCGCGATATTTCATATAGGGTATGTTCTGCCGGATATTTGTTGCTTAGACTTCCTTTTAATGCTGTAACTCATTTCTGGGCAAAAAAAGAAGGGAATCTGAGTCTGAAGAGATATTTACAATCAGTCTATGTATGGAGCAAAGGGGATGGTCAGGCTTTCCGCTACACTTATAAAGACAGCGATATGTTCTACAGGCACATCTTGAGATATGTCAATACATTTTACTTGAAGGTTTACGGCCTGATTTTTCTGCTTGTTTCTTTCACTTACATGAATATACTGGCATTTATTTTATCTTCAGAATCAATTGCTTCTTTTCTAATTGCAGTATTTATTGACTTAATACTTATGGGCTTTGCAGGATTATATATGGTTATTCGCAAAAAGGGAGGACAGTGGAAAGAATTCCTTTTTTCATTCCATATGATTCCTTATGTACTTGTACGTCATTATGGGTTTATCGTGGGTTTTTTGAAGTTTCCAAAAGATCCCAAGAACTATCCTACAAATGCAATGCTTATAAAAGATTAATATAAAGGTGAAACAATGGTTTTGTCTGAAAAACAGGG containing:
- a CDS encoding EpsG family protein → MNKGFGDDPDSWRIAVSAFYLKNTGVYFPSRFPGYPFPEYLNSVLINYGWFATNTLTMIITLISIYAFGKILLELNVKNKGILFLTYAFVPLIWINSTNTMDYMWAMCFIMLSICTLLESRYVLSAALFGLAIGSRSTSLLLLPAILFYIYGQYSHKKIKRFIGEYVVVVGIVSTIVYTPLFLKYGFTFITYYPTNYTLIEHIERFGYNIYDSIGLISISYILFYVVKFKSTFSNEIHSENKQVIFYLIAIVPFLLLYAKVPYDAGYLIPTVPFILLFLEKIGNDKHILILSLLLVSNSIFAIGDIDATNKEEINIKIIGEGLVLDNANDRVTNIEITNEIIDFDMKNSVFIVRSYLPYIEMTYLANSANGTISHSVIDGYYYDESKNRYYVYRLSENQIREYVLKNYTIYYLENCILEDDLDYDLRMYEAKLLEITNE
- a CDS encoding glycosyltransferase family 4 protein, producing the protein MHSRTGDAIHVSELSMNLAALENKVSLLASFDSPSNNDLNFLTNNKNVILVPFIRSKGKYFKSRNLSLLLQCFKLAKEAHPDIIYERNFSCKIGSILSFLLGIPLIVEINGVMDEEMLLKNGFIFRKKAIVSNWLKKIFYRSASTIIAVSPMIKEKMIDTYHIESSKVEVVPNGADVDLFSPLDKNIARRKLGLDSNLKYLCFVGNLASWQGLDFLVSSAPFILEQEPDIRFLIVGDGVMRNELESMTNDNNTVDMFVFTGNVPFKDVPLYINSSDICIALFNEGRKCSPLKVFEYLACGKPVIITDLGGDTEIFRGIDSVFFLESRQPKSLADLISHVLPHVDNQKRVIEARNFIVEKYAWENTAQRVVDICNKAMRNKY
- a CDS encoding glycosyltransferase family 4 protein → MHKMIKILFLYDEPRTFILQDLAILKDYYDVVPLKYSGKKDIPLIAWYILITDINFSWFALGYASVAVFFSKLFRKKSVVVAGGWDVASVPEINYGAMQTPKRRRKTKFTLDHADRILAVSESTKKEVLSWSPDSKVAVVYNGINPTLYVPNDQKKKIVLTVGGVSWSTVYKKGLETFVKAAKYMQDTEFVLAGKHFDDAHEYLESISTPNVRFTGYIPSDDLRKLYQDAKVYVQVSAHESFGCSLAEAMLCECVPVATERAALTEVVGDVGYYVDYNDPEGTAQAIKEALSSNKGLDARSRIEKLYPRERRKDKIIEIIEGFSQESL
- a CDS encoding glycosyltransferase, translating into MTNKSLVDCDLSVVVIARNEEDMIATCIESVLTSVKNAHDAGIIGSSELILADSASTDRTIEIAKRYPIKIVQLDQKWPLSASAGRYIGFLNSIGRYVYFMDGDCTMDEQWFSKSIPYLKDERIGGLEGIEAEYVSSNSLLQTMVESSSSKTETVIETDFVGKALFKREVLEEVGPYNPYLIGGEDRDISYRVCSAGYLLLRLPFNAVTHFWAKKEGNLSLKRYLQSVYVWSKGDGQAFRYTYKDSDMFYRHILRYVNTFYLKVYGLIFLLVSFTYMNILAFILSSESIASFLIAVFIDLILMGFAGLYMVIRKKGGQWKEFLFSFHMIPYVLVRHYGFIVGFLKFPKDPKNYPTNAMLIKD